One stretch of Microcoleus sp. FACHB-672 DNA includes these proteins:
- a CDS encoding YncE family protein: MISYREQLAKIGYSTSQSVLYRDFFLAPSSLREIMRSMDFPNKFWEEIPGDELDQNWTNEVQGCAFAHNRWFFTSNAEGKRLHVFDGPTGQKIKSWSLDNLPPPEPPLPGFSIYHVGAIIINGNQIYIDHWCDAGGQILVFEGDGATLNFSKWIPLKNPNGRVGMIAIDFTNRRVITSLGKINIDQVYLHDLDTGEFLNKTLTLNPGITDGCYAQGGFLSPNNHLYISSGQGGILDSSKGYQYIYCYSLLNGKLMNSIPVRSAAGRQELQGCCYANITREGKNVFIHAVLLENEPGAKDDIFLKSFTADLPELI, from the coding sequence ATGATTTCATACAGAGAACAACTGGCAAAAATTGGATATTCAACGAGCCAATCTGTGTTATACCGAGATTTCTTCTTGGCTCCAAGCAGTCTTCGAGAAATCATGAGGTCAATGGACTTCCCGAATAAATTTTGGGAAGAGATTCCGGGAGATGAACTTGATCAAAATTGGACAAATGAGGTACAAGGCTGCGCCTTTGCACATAATCGTTGGTTCTTTACTTCTAATGCAGAAGGAAAGCGATTGCATGTATTTGACGGTCCAACCGGGCAGAAAATTAAGAGTTGGTCACTAGATAATCTCCCACCACCCGAACCCCCGTTGCCTGGTTTTTCTATTTATCATGTTGGTGCCATTATTATCAACGGCAATCAAATCTACATTGATCACTGGTGTGATGCTGGTGGACAAATCCTAGTTTTTGAAGGTGATGGAGCAACTCTGAACTTCTCAAAATGGATTCCCTTAAAAAATCCTAATGGAAGAGTAGGCATGATCGCAATAGACTTTACGAACCGCAGAGTCATCACTTCACTTGGAAAGATAAATATCGACCAGGTATATCTTCATGATCTCGATACAGGTGAGTTCCTTAACAAAACACTCACATTGAATCCGGGGATAACTGATGGTTGCTATGCTCAAGGAGGTTTCTTGTCACCCAACAACCATTTGTACATATCCTCCGGTCAGGGTGGCATACTCGACTCTAGCAAGGGGTATCAGTATATTTACTGCTACTCACTTCTAAACGGTAAGCTAATGAATTCGATTCCGGTTCGTTCAGCGGCAGGAAGACAGGAGCTTCAAGGCTGCTGTTATGCAAATATTACGCGTGAAGGCAAGAATGTTTTCATCCATGCTGTACTACTAGAGAACGAACCCGGAGCGAAGGATGATATTTTTCTGAAATCCTTTACTGCCGATCTTCCTGAGTTGATCTAA
- a CDS encoding helix-turn-helix domain-containing protein, giving the protein MPKQANLVNHLDVSELKQNYLMSQDPVEARRWHVLWKVALGWTIKNSARAVGLGYQYAKKIVKNYNELGAEGVKNQRKKNQKHRQSGNRSLVL; this is encoded by the coding sequence ATGCCCAAACAAGCCAACCTAGTGAATCATTTGGATGTGAGTGAACTCAAACAAAACTATCTCATGAGCCAAGACCCAGTAGAAGCAAGGAGGTGGCACGTGCTATGGAAAGTCGCCTTGGGATGGACGATAAAAAATAGTGCAAGAGCCGTAGGATTAGGCTATCAATATGCAAAAAAGATTGTCAAGAACTATAACGAACTAGGAGCAGAAGGAGTCAAGAACCAACGGAAGAAAAACCAAAAGCATCGACAAAGTGGAAATAGAAGTTTGGTTCTTTGA
- the cbiD gene encoding cobalt-precorrin-5B (C(1))-methyltransferase CbiD, producing the protein MNLSKPRSGYTLPVFACAAALAALHRLKNALQPIPSVSVDLIEPAETVEISIEQVAGIKEGMALAITRSDPGDNLDLTRNTPIWAMVEFQNRQNSSQQNLSDSESQITIQGGEGIGRQMNANEQPAIYAYARRLLQENLSRHLQAEEKITVTIILPEGRQLATRTSNEAFGVIEGLSLLGTSAISQPLSAPGQLDAYCEELRQKAGNFNELVLCVGENGLDLAKNLGVNPEQLVKTANWLGPILAVAGTVGLQSLLLFGYHGKLIKLAGGIFHTHHHLADGRLEILCAHCGNLGLPAQDLQAIFKCATAEDALQYLRTLDQAAGTDWVSLVYRAIAQKIDQRSQNYIRNHTEAGVLVGSVMFDRKRQIIVKSDLGASLLAKFC; encoded by the coding sequence ATGAATCTTTCTAAACCCCGCTCTGGATATACGCTGCCGGTGTTTGCTTGCGCGGCTGCCCTCGCTGCATTACACCGGCTTAAAAACGCTTTGCAACCGATCCCGTCAGTATCAGTCGATTTAATTGAGCCGGCTGAAACAGTAGAAATTTCGATTGAACAGGTTGCCGGTATTAAAGAAGGCATGGCCTTAGCTATTACCCGCAGCGATCCCGGAGATAATCTTGACTTAACACGCAACACGCCGATTTGGGCAATGGTTGAATTCCAAAACCGGCAGAACTCTTCTCAACAAAATCTTAGTGATTCCGAATCACAAATCACTATCCAAGGAGGCGAAGGAATTGGCAGGCAAATGAACGCTAATGAGCAACCGGCAATTTATGCCTATGCGCGGCGTTTGCTACAAGAAAACCTGAGCCGGCATTTGCAAGCCGAGGAAAAAATTACCGTCACGATTATTTTGCCAGAAGGCCGGCAGCTTGCCACCCGCACCTCAAATGAAGCCTTTGGCGTAATCGAAGGACTCTCGCTGCTGGGAACCTCCGCTATCTCTCAACCTTTAAGTGCTCCCGGACAACTTGATGCCTACTGCGAAGAACTGCGACAAAAAGCTGGCAATTTTAATGAGTTAGTGCTCTGTGTCGGAGAAAATGGATTAGATTTAGCCAAGAACTTAGGCGTTAATCCAGAACAACTGGTGAAGACGGCCAACTGGTTAGGGCCAATTCTAGCGGTTGCCGGCACAGTGGGACTGCAATCGCTCTTATTATTTGGCTATCACGGCAAACTGATTAAACTAGCCGGTGGAATCTTTCATACCCACCACCACTTAGCTGACGGACGCCTAGAGATTCTTTGCGCTCATTGTGGGAATTTAGGATTGCCGGCGCAGGATTTACAAGCAATTTTTAAGTGTGCCACCGCAGAAGACGCGCTGCAATATCTCCGCACGTTGGATCAAGCTGCCGGCACTGATTGGGTCAGCTTAGTTTATCGCGCAATTGCCCAAAAAATTGACCAGCGTTCACAGAATTACATCCGCAATCATACAGAAGCCGGCGTTCTCGTCGGTTCCGTTATGTTTGATCGCAAACGTCAAATCATTGTTAAAAGCGATTTAGGTGCTTCATTACTAGCAAAATTTTGTTAG
- the guaA gene encoding glutamine-hydrolyzing GMP synthase, with protein MEEEAFVNRQMLVILDFGSQYSELIARRIRETQVYSEVLSYRTTAEQLRRLNPKGIILSGGPSSVYDAGAPHCDPEIWNLGVPVLGVCYGMQLMVQQLGGEVERAKRAEYGKASLLIDDPTDLLTNVDDGTTMWMSHGDSVTKLPDGFKVLAHTGNTSCAAVAHHDQKFYGVQFHPEVVHSIGGLALIRNFVYHICECEPTWTTEAFVEEAIREIQAKVGDKRVLLALSGGVDSSTLAFLLHRAIGDQLTCMFIDQGFMRKYEPERLVKLFKEQFHIDVEYVNARERFLSQIAGVTDPEKKRKIIGHEFIQVFEEESKRLGPFDYLAQGTLYPDVIESADTNVDPKTGERVAVKIKSHHNVGGLPKDLRFKLVEPLRKLFKDEVRKVGRSIGLPEEIVRRHPFPGPGLAIRILGEVTAERLNILRDADYVVRQEINQRGLYHEFWQAFAVLLPIRSVGVMGDQRTYAYPIVLRLISSEDGMTADWSRVPYDLLETLSNRIVNEVKGVNRVVYDITSKPPGTIEWE; from the coding sequence ATGGAAGAAGAAGCGTTTGTAAATCGCCAGATGCTCGTAATTCTGGACTTTGGTTCTCAGTATTCGGAATTAATCGCCCGCCGCATTCGGGAGACGCAAGTTTATTCAGAAGTTTTATCTTACCGCACCACCGCTGAACAGTTGCGCCGGTTGAATCCTAAAGGAATTATTCTTTCTGGGGGACCAAGTTCTGTTTATGATGCCGGTGCCCCCCATTGTGACCCAGAAATTTGGAATTTGGGCGTGCCGGTGCTTGGTGTCTGCTACGGAATGCAATTAATGGTGCAGCAGTTAGGCGGCGAAGTTGAGCGTGCCAAACGAGCTGAATATGGAAAAGCCTCCTTATTAATTGACGATCCCACAGATTTACTAACCAATGTGGATGATGGCACCACCATGTGGATGAGTCATGGAGATTCTGTGACAAAACTGCCAGATGGGTTCAAAGTGCTCGCTCACACCGGCAATACATCCTGTGCTGCCGTCGCCCACCATGATCAAAAGTTTTACGGCGTGCAGTTCCATCCAGAGGTGGTACATTCCATTGGCGGTTTGGCTTTAATTCGCAACTTTGTTTATCATATCTGCGAGTGCGAACCGACTTGGACAACAGAAGCGTTTGTTGAAGAAGCCATTCGAGAAATTCAGGCAAAAGTAGGCGATAAACGAGTGCTGCTGGCGCTATCGGGAGGCGTTGATTCATCCACCCTGGCTTTCTTGCTGCACCGGGCAATTGGAGATCAGCTCACTTGTATGTTCATCGATCAAGGCTTTATGCGTAAGTATGAGCCAGAACGGTTGGTGAAGCTGTTCAAAGAGCAATTTCACATTGATGTAGAGTATGTGAATGCCCGTGAGCGTTTCCTTTCACAAATTGCCGGTGTCACCGATCCAGAGAAAAAACGCAAGATAATTGGGCACGAATTTATTCAGGTATTTGAAGAAGAGTCTAAACGCCTCGGCCCTTTTGATTATTTGGCACAAGGCACTCTGTATCCAGATGTGATTGAGTCTGCTGATACGAACGTTGATCCCAAAACGGGCGAACGAGTCGCGGTGAAAATTAAGAGTCATCACAATGTCGGCGGTTTGCCAAAAGATTTGCGCTTTAAATTAGTTGAACCGCTGCGGAAACTGTTTAAGGATGAAGTACGGAAAGTTGGGCGATCAATTGGCTTACCCGAAGAAATTGTGCGCCGGCATCCTTTCCCCGGCCCAGGTTTAGCCATTCGCATTTTGGGTGAAGTGACGGCGGAACGGTTAAATATTTTGCGAGATGCAGATTACGTTGTCCGCCAAGAAATTAATCAGCGGGGATTGTATCACGAATTCTGGCAGGCTTTTGCGGTGCTGTTACCAATTCGCAGTGTCGGTGTTATGGGCGATCAGCGCACCTATGCTTACCCAATCGTTTTGCGATTAATTTCTAGTGAAGATGGCATGACGGCTGACTGGTCACGTGTGCCTTACGATCTACTGGAAACGCTTTCTAACCGAATTGTTAATGAGGTTAAAGGCGTAAACCGCGTGGTTTACGATATTACTTCTAAGCCGCCTGGAACCATCGAATGGGAGTAG
- a CDS encoding cation diffusion facilitator family transporter — translation MLLDNRAKVRQVLLITLLLNLVVLVIKAGVGFLTGSLSLLADALHSVTDSANNILGLVTNQLASPHPDRDHPYGHQKFDAVGALGIAAFLGIACFEILKGGVDRLLNGGKPVNISPSELWLLLLVLGINIFVTYYERNVGQRIGSSILIADAKHTMSDVWVTILVIAGLIGVWQGLMWLDILLAFPVALLVFRSGWQVIKDNLPWLVDEMAIAPEAIHAMVIQVPGVINCHEIASRGIVGRQVFIEMHMIVDAEDVETAHQITEEVETRLQERYNPVRVMIHIEPPAYQSENITYKSESETN, via the coding sequence ATGTTACTAGATAACCGCGCGAAAGTTCGCCAAGTTTTGCTCATTACCCTGCTGCTGAATTTAGTCGTGTTGGTGATCAAAGCAGGGGTGGGATTCCTCACCGGCTCTCTTAGCTTACTAGCCGATGCTCTGCATAGTGTCACCGACAGCGCCAACAATATATTAGGACTGGTGACCAACCAACTAGCCTCTCCCCACCCAGATCGGGATCACCCTTACGGACATCAGAAATTTGACGCTGTGGGAGCACTAGGAATTGCCGCATTTCTAGGCATTGCCTGCTTTGAAATTTTAAAAGGGGGAGTTGACCGGCTGCTCAACGGGGGCAAGCCGGTGAACATTTCTCCCTCAGAACTGTGGTTGCTGTTACTTGTGCTAGGCATCAATATTTTTGTCACCTATTATGAGCGCAATGTCGGGCAGCGCATTGGCAGCAGTATTTTGATTGCAGACGCCAAACACACCATGAGTGATGTTTGGGTGACAATTCTCGTTATTGCCGGTTTAATCGGCGTCTGGCAGGGGCTAATGTGGCTCGATATTCTGCTGGCGTTTCCGGTCGCGCTGTTAGTATTTCGCAGTGGCTGGCAAGTGATTAAAGACAATTTACCCTGGCTGGTTGATGAAATGGCAATTGCCCCTGAAGCCATTCATGCAATGGTGATCCAAGTACCGGGAGTGATTAACTGTCACGAAATTGCTTCTCGTGGCATTGTAGGCCGGCAGGTGTTTATTGAAATGCACATGATTGTAGATGCCGAGGATGTGGAAACCGCTCACCAAATCACAGAAGAAGTAGAAACTCGCCTGCAAGAACGCTACAACCCGGTGCGAGTTATGATTCATATCGAGCCGCCGGCTTACCAGTCTGAAAATATCACCTACAAATCTGAATCTGAGACAAATTAG
- a CDS encoding DUF4327 family protein gives MNLSTVRYSIDVIKDEARQLVSKGIVSRQQPIYSLCQYIPAREWACVENELERCNFLLRDRIGDLMGREVWDND, from the coding sequence ATGAATTTGTCTACCGTTCGATACTCCATCGATGTCATAAAAGATGAAGCTCGGCAGCTCGTGAGTAAAGGCATCGTTAGCCGCCAGCAACCCATTTACAGTCTGTGTCAGTATATACCGGCGCGTGAGTGGGCCTGCGTAGAAAACGAGTTAGAAAGATGCAACTTCTTACTAAGAGACCGGATTGGCGACCTCATGGGTCGTGAAGTCTGGGACAACGATTAA